A genomic window from Shewanella vesiculosa includes:
- a CDS encoding type II toxin-antitoxin system Phd/YefM family antitoxin, producing the protein MNTLSANEAKIHFGDLLLKAQQAPIQINKNGKPVAVVISADAYQSIETLKLHLLQSKAVKAMTDIKMGNLVDGNTFFDELAAGQYD; encoded by the coding sequence ATGAACACTCTTTCAGCCAATGAAGCAAAAATTCACTTTGGAGATTTGTTGCTCAAAGCTCAACAAGCTCCAATCCAAATTAATAAAAATGGCAAGCCTGTGGCCGTTGTTATTTCAGCTGATGCGTACCAAAGTATCGAGACACTAAAATTACATTTGCTTCAATCCAAAGCGGTGAAAGCCATGACTGACATCAAAATGGGCAATTTGGTTGATGGTAATACCTTTTTTGATGAGCTGGCCGCAGGGCAGTATGACTAA
- a CDS encoding type II toxin-antitoxin system RelE/ParE family toxin: protein MPVTYHLTPDAQSDLIGIHRFTLAQWGTTQSKTYLSGLRQTIQLLAETPTLGKNRPEVRVNVFSFPYSSHVIYYIQHEHQFVVFGILHKSMVPLAHLAEREII, encoded by the coding sequence ATGCCGGTAACTTATCATTTAACGCCCGATGCACAATCTGATCTGATAGGTATTCACCGCTTTACGTTAGCCCAATGGGGAACGACTCAGTCGAAGACATATTTATCAGGACTTAGACAAACGATTCAGCTGCTGGCTGAAACACCCACCCTTGGGAAAAATAGACCCGAGGTACGCGTGAATGTGTTTAGCTTCCCTTATTCAAGTCATGTCATCTATTACATCCAACATGAGCATCAATTCGTTGTATTTGGGATCTTACATAAAAGTATGGTTCCACTTGCACATCTCGCGGAGCGGGAAATTATTTGA